The region GGGAAGATAAAGGACAGAAACCAGCTCTTTAACCTTTGTTTGgaatctttattttatttcatcccTAAAATTTAATCCTGCTGTACATAGAAAATGAAAGAGGATATTTTGGAAGGCTGTGCCAAGGAATATCACTGACATGTGTCTATTTCACGTGTCTATTTCACGTGTCTTTTTCACGTGTCTATTTCACGTGTCTTTTTCACGTGTCTATTTCACGTGTCTATTTCACGTGTCTATTTCACGTGTCTTTTTCACgtgtcttttttttacatgtgtctATTTCACATGATGCCTCTTCTCATCCAATATATTTTAAGTTGTTATGAAGACATCTCCTGATGCCGTAATGAGGCTTTAGTTGCCCCACTGAGGTTCTGACGCCCAATCACAGTGCTTTTTCCTACCCTACGCTATCTAACTCATGTTCTAGTGAGTGACCTCTGTTATGTACTATAGCATGAACGTTCATGCATGTAGACTCACGTCTGGGCTCCTGCTAGGGTCCAGGAAAGGCCAGCACCAACCGCGCTCTGGACTGTGGCTGTGGGATCGGTCGGGTCTCTAAAGGGGTCCTGCTCCCCGTCTTCCAAACCCTGGAGATGCTGGACATGATGGAGAACTTCATTCTTCACGCACATAAGTATTACTTGGGTGACCTCGCCGACCGCGTGGAGACCTACTACGTCTACAACCTGCAGGActtcacacccccaccccagagATACGATGTTATCTGGATGCAGTGGGTAGCCTGTGAGTGACCATACgtgtgcgtttatgtgtgttttagtaCTAAATCATGTAAGTTTAAGATAAGTTTCCATAAGTTTAAGATAGACACCTTAGACGAGGACGCTGTTGTGTTCCTTCTTCATGCGTCTTCCTGCGCTGGTCTGCTGGTGGTGTTTTCCTAAGGTCACCTGACAGACAAAGACCTGCTGGAGTTCCTAAGACGAGCTCGGGGGGGCCTCGGGCCCAGTGGGGTCATCGTCCTGAAGGACAACACGGCACGGCAGGGCTGCAGGCTGGACACAGTAGACAGCAGCGTCCTCCGGCACCTGGATGTCCTGACGAGCATCATCGAGAGGGCGGGCCTCACCGTGCTGGACGTGCAGAAGCAGGACGCCTTCCCAGAGAGCATCGTGCCTGTCTGGATGATCGCTATGCGCTGAGTGCCCGTTCTGCTCCCGCTTAGACAGGCCTGGTCTCCTCAGAAAAGCCAGAGCCTGGCGCATGGGAGCTGCCAGTTGACAGCCAGGGCGTCATCTAAAGGCTCCTGGCAGCATGCTGATTCAGGACAAGTCACCCCAGTTCCCACTTTGATTCGAATCGGTTCAGttcaaaataatttcatttagtttaatttccttcaaatttcatttcaaaGATTCCTTTTGTTTCAGATCAAGGATACAGGCATGGAAATGTTACAACAAGAATATTCGAGCGAGTGATAGAAACCTGTATTTcattgcatgtatgtatgtgtttggtatACAGTGTTCTTAGCACATTGTGCCAGTCGTAAAAACTGTATGTTCTTTTTACTCCCAGCAGAAGAAATATGTTGCAGTCACTACTGTGCCTCTATAGCTGCTGGATTGTTCACTGAACACTTTTGTCGCCTGAATTagacaaagaaaatgtataattaattgtattattttatttattaatattattgtgtTAACCTGTGTCTTTCTTAGtagattaaaatataaaaaagataGACTCAAAGATTCTTGTGCTTAATTTGCctcttatattattattattattattattttgaatcTATTTGTCCATATTTATGTTGATTAATTTAGTTTGATTTGATGTGTAATAGTTGAATGTAGATGGATGTAATTCTACTGCCCTTCAGGTTCAGTTTTGAATTGCCTACATATATAAGAAAAATTCtaaacattttaagcattttaaaatacacataatGCAAAGTGCCTCTGTTATATATCATTTATGTACTCTAAAACTGTTCAGACATGTGAACTGAACTAAAATatcaaagcacaaacaaaatcatGGGAATATTCTCAGGTATGAAGGCTTCTATCTCAAAACTAGATTATGGTCTAAAGTATTTGATGATCATTGAAAACATaaattacacatatacatatacacatgtacatgtcGAGTTTTTAATGGGAATATGAAGATATTGCgctgtttgtatatttatttttgtcttatcaTGACAGTGCCAAAGCAGCATCTCTTTTACAAAGCTGCTAATTGGAAGAAAACTTTCACAAATATAAAaccccacaaacacagcattATGCTCTTTCCGACCCAGAACCCATTCTACCCTCAAGATAATAAAGAATTAGACAGTAATCAAAGCCTTTCACAAGCGCTATACTAATGATTgaaagtattttgttttgtttcctgagCCATGAAAAACCACATTGTTTAGGCAAATCACTTTCAGATGGTGTGTTTGTACGAAGACGTGGAATTGTTCCGGATTTTGACAGAACGCTCTTTTGTATCAGCCTTGGCTCGCGCCCAGACCTGTCAGATCTCATCTGCATAAAGAGCATCATGGAGTCACCTCAAATATTCCGCGTGTATGCCTTGAGGACAGGTTTGCAGCCGCGTGAGTTGAAAAGCTCCAGCGGTTCCTCTTTCTCATGAATGGACGGTCTGTCAagaaccaaaaaataaataaataaatatatatatatatatatatatatatatatatatatatatatatatatatatatgttcacGCCTTCACGGCACGAAATGCAGTCAGACGTCTAGAAGCTGTTCTGTTGTGCCACATCGTGAACTAAGCTGTTTCTCTTCTAATTCCGTTGACACAAGAGCCTTTTTGCATGAGCTCAAGGGCACCTCTTCAGTTCGTTCTGTAACGCCCTCGAGCCGTAGATGTGTTCCTGGCCGATACTCGCGCACACTACGGCCAAGTGTCGGGCCGTGTGTTCAGAAATAGTTAGCGTGCCTGGCAATCTGTAGTATCAACCCCAATCTACCTCACTTCTTTTCCTGTCTGCCTAGAGGCCACTGGGCCACATtagttaaaataacattaataaatccAGTCATATTAGCAGTAACTTGGGCCAGGTACGGAAAGAGTCAAACCTAGTACTGACAGGTGAGTGGGGATTTTAGACTGACACAAACAATTAGCCCAAGAAATGGGTGTAGCAGGACTCCAGGCTGTAATGAAGTCCAAACGTGATGGAGAaatcatgtttctgtgtgtagtaGAACcattagataaaaaaaaaaaagattgtccTTTGAACttacaaaaggaaaaagcaaaaattGGCGTTTTAAACAAAGCATAACACAAGCTGACCTCACGGCACTGAGGCCAGACCACATGTCTGAGTCTGTCAGTCATGTGCAGCTCAAACCCTTCCTGGCAAAAGAGGGGATGCGGCTCAGGTTTCATGGGACCTGCAGTCGGGAACGACTTACTGTGATGCGGAGCAATGTTCGGGACTTTGAGATGGCCCACGTGATTCTACACGCACCAGAAATCACCTCGGTCCCTTGTTGAAAGGCTCCGTCCTTCATAGATTAGCGGCGCTTAAATAGATGAAATTATGACATTTACTCACAGACCGGCTGTACTTTACAATAATACAAGTTcccttttaaatcatttaaaacatgataTGGCATGCATTTAGAAGATTcactgcatacattttaaaatgtagattaTATGTCATATTTTATACGTCAACTCTATGTAGCATGACCACTGCTCTACTGTAATCAAATCGATGTGCAGCATTTAACAGTTAATGTTTTTCACGCCTGTCTTGTTTTAAAACACTCAGTTTGTATTCGGGACGACATCTTGTTGTTTTGGGGGCTTTTTCTGCCAAGGAATTTGTTGTGTGATCAGAGTGTATCATTATTGCAATACCTTGAGTCATGAATTACTCTTATTTAGGGATTTGTCCTGGTGAAGGGGAAAGAAATACAATCAAGTGCAAACGTTTTCCGTCTGAGAAGTCACGAACATTTGTGGTTCCTCGCTGCGGCTACAGGAGGCTTCCAGGAGTCTGGCATGTTCTTGGAGCCGGATGAACAGCGGGGAGGCTGTTGAAATCCAGGCAACTTCTGACCTTGGCATCGTCCTCCATAAACAGTGGAACCTGATCAGCCTAATGGCTAAAAGGCCCATGGAACACTATCTACAGATTAACATGCACTGTTCTCAGTGCACTTGCTGGCAGTGGCTACACAGAACAGTAAAAATGTGCAAGGAGTCAAGTTAGCAGCCGTGACCAACAGAAGGCGTGCTAAGTGGATATGTGATGTAGCAGAATACTGTAGCTTGTAGGAGGTAACACTTAGCCATTCTTACCAACACATCAGGAGGACCAGGCACTATGGCACCTTGGTACCGGAATGACTTTTCCAGTGTGGTCCGTTCTCTTTGCGGTAATGTCACAAACCGTGACTGCCCCGTCGGAGCGTTTGTGAGCATGTCTGACTTGGTTGGCAGTGATTGGCTGTAGCCTGCAGCCAGACGTCGGGGTTttgggggaatgtgtgtgttgggggctgGGAGATGAGGAGAGGGTTTAGGCGCTGGTCACGTGGAGGCTCAAGGTAAGAGAAGAGATGTGTTCCCAGTGTACCTGCAGCTCACCAGGCCAATCTGaccaggcatgtgtgtgtaaaacctaCACTTATCAGTAGAATAGGTGTCTGGTGCCAGTGTTAGAGCAAATACGGCATTTCCATTCTGTCGTTCTGTCACCGAGGGCCAGTATGACGCTTCTAACAAAGCTAgagggaagagaagagcagCATCCGCATGAGAAAGAGCACGCACTAATTCAGCCTAGCTGGCTGCAGCACACACCTCATTTAATGACACTGGGTAGAGTTTACCAGTACAGGCACCCAGTTGGATTCAGCAGAAAGGGAAAAACATCACAGGAACTGCTGTTGAAATATTTTGGTTCTGTTGTGTACTAAAACCATGTGGAATCACCCCAtaggcattctctctctctctctctctcacacacacacacacacacacacacacacacacacacacacacacacacactctctctctctctccccttctctctctctctctttctccctccctttctttctgcctctggACGGCCCACTCCTCACGCTGGATCCAATTCACTAACCCTTCAGATCACACTGTAATGAGTCAAAATGACTCTCACATGCCTGCTTTATGACCACTTGAATCATTTTTCCACCAAAGCCATTTAGGCCTGTGATTCAATATTGTTTTCCAAAGCGAGTGAGTCAAAAGGGATATTGCCTTGCTCCTTATATCTGGAACTGAACGAGACGGCACAGTCATCCTTTGTCCCAGAGAAAACACTTGGGGGCTTAGCTGTCCCATCATATCCCGTAAGACTTAAAAAGGACCAGCTAATATATCATATATTAATATAGTGTTCCTTTCGCAGGTGCAGCAGTCAGGATTTTGTTAAGTTGCTTTGCTCTTGTGTGAGTACAATCAGCCTTCCACCTATTCATTCTTCAAGACGCCCTAGAATGCATGTATTCAGTAACTCAGTATTCTTATATGGCTATCTGACGTCTATATGGAAGGTATGTGACTTTGCTTAGGTGCGCAATGCCCAGGCGCGTATTTAAACGGCTGTTTACATCCTTGTGATTCAGCTTttctttggccttttttttttttgccacgccctccttttttgtgtgtgctcatgAATAACTGATGAggtctgctctgattggctggttcaTGGCAAGGCACCATGTCGGCTCACACAGGTCAGAAACGGTCACTAGTTAACTCAGACAGGAGAAGCGCGGAGTGTTTAGACGTCCAAGCGTAGATGTTCAGCCTGCACCTGATTAACAGATGAACTAATCTACATCTTAGGACAAAGCAGGCTATTTCCTtcacaaagtaaatgaaaacCATGGAGCGTATATGTTTGAACCTGCATCGGTAGTATTTCAGttcccaaataaaaataattaacagaCTGACTAAATGTTGACAAAGATGTATCTTATATTGTAAATTTATATGACAGTACAGGTGGTTTCTTTAAGTGTGGCAACACAGGCTGTTTTTTAGCTGACATTAGCTACCTGTGCTACATACTTGGTTTCGATCtcaacaacaacacaaagtaaattaaacttgTTAGCTCACTATGAAACGTTCAAGATGTGAGATGATCTGGCTTCAATTGATAAAAGGTTGACAAAACCACACAACCTGGCTAGCTGCCTACTTAATTCTTCACAATGCAAAGCTGTTGAAGTTTCGGTCATGCCTGGTGTATTCGTGCGTTCCAGGGTTAGGGgcatacattttaatcagtcaGAACTGTTCGTCAACATAACACATGTTTTTGGAATAAGATGTGAGTGAGCGAAAATAACAGGATTTTTTGGAAAAGGTCACCCCTGATTTATATATGCGAGATTTACATTTGAACAGTAAGGTTGCCGGCAGGTCCTGGGCCAGTTCACGCTCCTTATTCAACCATGCCAAAGAAAATAGagttttccattctttttcaCCTTTAATGTTATTGGTAAAAACGCCTTTTGAATAGGTTATAGGCCTGCAGAGTCCTAAGGTATTTAGGTCAAGGATATGTGTGAGATTTCGTTTAATCCGACTGCGGTTTCTCACTTTAGCGACATTACAGTGACATACCAGTGCACAGAGAACCCTGTTAAACACTGGGAGACGAGCGCCGGTTTATATGCCTAAACTGAAATATGATTTTAGTAATGGTGACAAATGCGTTGCTCGTTGTCTGCATAGGATCGCGGTGCTGCGCCTGTAGCTTTACAAGGGAAAACCGCTCCTGGGACAAACACCCAGGCAAACGAAATGTGAAAATGCTTGCATGCATAAACCTGTGACTGAAGACCCGTCCCGGCGGGTTCGCCCTCGTTTAGCAGAGATGCAGCGGCGGTGGCAGGCGCGTGAAAGACGCGGACACGGAGGCTTGGAGCGCGACCACATCTGACGGTGGCGAGCCGCACGCCTCCCCCGAGCTCTGATGTGGTAAGCGCGTTAAAGAGCCGGACAGACGGAACCCGGGATCTTAAAACAGCGTCGGTTTATTATTTCACCCGGCACTAAATTTGGAATGTGTGAAAAAGACCAGAGATATACTGCCGCCGAAAAACCGTGATGACAGTTATCCAGGATTTTGTTTCAGCTCCAAGCTTTAAAACACAGGTTccttgacattttcacattaaatacCAAACTTAAAATACCAAATTTAAAATACCAAACTGATGTCACTGATATGACTTTTCCCTCTTAGCCTGTACATCCTACACAAACAATACTTATTTTAGTCTCAGCCCATAATTCttatatctttttaaataaaagtttaaagatGCTTCTTTTATTGGTTCGAGTTATTTATTAAGAAGCAAAATAAAGCCTACTTTTATAAACAGACCATTTACTTTAGTGCCGGATTACAGCGCAGTAAAACTCCGCGCTTCTCGCCACTCCAAAAACCAAGCGCATAAGTTTCCCGGCGTCTCTCGGAGAAGCTCGTCCTCCGGGATGGACTCGAGAAGGTGTTGTTCATTGTCACATGACGTTGGGAAATACCGACAAACCCGCCTCTCCGCGAGCTCGCGCCTCCGCCGCCCTCCCGGAGCGGCACCACCCGCGCGCACATGTTGCCAGCAGATGTGGTGAGACAGCAGGGACTTCAAAGCGGCTGCTCGCAGACCTGTTGCGCACTCTGACGCCAGCTGCAAAAAAAAGCTCCGGACGCATGGCGTGGAAAACATTAAACCTTTCCAATAACGGCCGCCCGGCCACCTTAAAGAAGCCTTAAGAAAATATTTCTATTGCGCATCCACCGATGCCATTGCGAGCAAAGCTGTGCGAGAGGACTGATCTCTGAGTCTTCGTGGCGGAGGAAGGATGAGGGAAGCGGAAGGTcgtcatttttttgtgtgtttttatcacAGCGTCACGCTGCGTTAAATGAAACTATTTGCTGAGTGGTTTAAGGCGAATGGCACGGGCGCTTGCGCGAGTAGTCGCGCGCGCAACTGAGAACCATAAGCTTGTCTGACAGAAAAGAGACGTTGGACAGCCTCCGCTATAACTCATCTTGTTTGCAGTTcgtaaaaaaatacaaaaataaaaataaaattttatatatatatatatatatatatatatatatatatatatatatatatatatatatatatatatatatatatatatatatataaaattcccccccccccaccctccgccATTTATTCTCACGCATCATTCATCTGTGTACAATTCTGTACCGGGAGGTAATGGGATAATCCATTACTGCTGTCGCACAggcacagcgagagagagagccttaCTGTTGCAGATTAAGTGTAGTCCACTGGGTCTTCATTCTATCCCAACATTTTCCCATGAACATGAAATGCATTCCCTCAGGTCCAGCGAGAGTTCTGTTtgaggatatgtgtgtgtgggagggtctGTTCCAGTTTGCCATCTCAGGGGACGTTAAAGTTTGCCATTTGAAAACTGCCACAAAGCCACAAGTGACTCAGATCGGGACCCTGAGAACGTCGCTTCTGTGCAGTCGATCCTTTTTGGCTGTCCGACTGCGTTTGTTCTCTGCACACTTTGCTCTGTAGCTGCTAACAGACATATACACCCTCTGCTCCCATTCAGCGGACCTAAAACGTTTCATCACAATCAACTTCAGAAAAGAATTCCTTCATTCATTCGGGatctgtgagacagaggtgGGAATTGTGGATCTGAAaaaattgtgtatgtgtgtgtgtgtgtgtgtgtgtgtgtgtgagagagagagagagagagagagagagagagagagagatcaactgGATTCCCCATAAATGACAGGTCAGCTGATATCTCTCTCtggctccatctgtctctcatcATCTCGTGTAATCACTCATCAGTCTCAATGAAGGTGGCAGTAAGTGAGTACAGCTTAGCCACATACACATCAGGTTTATTGCCTGTTATTGTCCAAAATGAGGCCTGTCCAAGTGTATTACACAGAGAACCCCAGAACTCACCGACTGAAGTAACAAACgtttaaaatgaacatattttgTTGACTtcccttctcacacacacctgatttaaGTTGTTGGGCTTAGTAGGTGTGTTTATGCAGGGAACCTTGGTTTCCCAGGACTGAACCTCTGCACACCTGCCCTAAACGCTTTCCAGGTAGCCCTATATTGGTTTAGAACATCGTAGAGCAATGTTGTGTGGAAACGTGGagtataaaaaaaagttttttgtttttcccctctgcACAATGAGGCACAA is a window of Electrophorus electricus isolate fEleEle1 chromosome 3, fEleEle1.pri, whole genome shotgun sequence DNA encoding:
- the mettl11b gene encoding alpha N-terminal protein methyltransferase 1B, translating into MEFGRTHQAFRERWAGTDDDLCRYSMSLDLHNTLRQEFFASYLFILEQIPLVKLYAATCANVKGQKQFYYRAQNFYKDVPASEEGMMGEFVELSELDLEGSRQFLKKFVGPGKASTNRALDCGCGIGRVSKGVLLPVFQTLEMLDMMENFILHAHKYYLGDLADRVETYYVYNLQDFTPPPQRYDVIWMQWVACHLTDKDLLEFLRRARGGLGPSGVIVLKDNTARQGCRLDTVDSSVLRHLDVLTSIIERAGLTVLDVQKQDAFPESIVPVWMIAMR